The Nodularia sp. LEGE 06071 genome window below encodes:
- a CDS encoding alanine-zipper protein: protein MTSCSQISAELAALSAQIAGLDDKFLLKTEKPGIITQSVAQAEALIIPAVLSLILSQLAPVKAAVVVVESGLAALAAKVASVGATAAAAAGAAASALSKIAAIATALAALAASVATLLILGSRIDALEAYADSLANQLSTAFGQILTATGIAKNADGKADNALNSANQANSKANNALNTANQANSKANNALNTANQANSKADNALNTANQANSKADNAISSATQANSKADNAISSATQAISKADNALSSATQANSKADNALSSATQANSKADNALSSANQAISKADNALSSATQANSKADNALSSATQANSKADNALSSANQANSKANNALSSANQASSKADNALSSANQAGSKADNALNIAGSAIGIAQTVAGGLSALGQEVGTVEGIALEALALAQQKQPITNINQQFEQFIQQNNQKLGIQDLKISDLGQQFNQNFEQFKQQTNLNSQQQFDQFVQQNNQKLGIQDLKISDLGQQFNQNFEQFKQQASLTSQQQFDQFVQQNNQKLGVQELKVSELGQQFNQKLDQFKQQANLTSQQQFDQATNALNTATQANSKAEDASKTASKAAADAFAASGLAAAAMSLAQSLAGALGGVNQKLGVQEQVNQQSNAKLDQLIGLAGLIPANVNALVAPKLITPAQVQSAAGTAICNSVNGGCLGSGLDGLGNKIGNALDKAKENILDKVNAAANAAQLALLQKIDLKLGAQIAGGISGKLVDGFKWLHLDRVLNVLTFAATVQNHLMLSNDIGQTLLGAFNNVIQLIGIKDDKGQPINVGQIIGNTFETIVKGIVGAENYAELSAAWAKANRVYQASTNVLNSFLNLSQTILQASELIAAYTGRIGNALKKGGVILENAYGWMNPQPKFNRVTQTLESLQQAGSTIQMVTQVPLDVINATTELTTASTEFVKAVKEDDKPENKAVAQPEPDKVKADETAAKTASQPNPFDFLDLFDGED from the coding sequence ATGACATCATGCTCACAAATCTCCGCCGAATTGGCGGCTCTGTCTGCTCAAATTGCAGGACTTGACGATAAGTTTCTGCTCAAGACTGAAAAACCAGGAATTATTACACAATCTGTCGCTCAAGCAGAAGCATTGATCATTCCTGCTGTCCTCAGCTTGATCCTAAGCCAATTAGCACCAGTCAAGGCGGCTGTGGTTGTTGTCGAATCAGGTTTAGCGGCTTTGGCGGCTAAAGTAGCATCTGTTGGAGCAACAGCCGCCGCCGCCGCAGGTGCAGCAGCTTCTGCTTTGTCTAAGATTGCAGCAATAGCCACTGCACTGGCAGCTTTGGCCGCCAGTGTGGCTACTTTGCTGATTCTTGGATCGCGAATTGATGCGCTAGAAGCCTATGCAGATAGTTTAGCCAATCAATTGAGTACAGCATTCGGTCAAATTTTAACTGCTACTGGCATTGCTAAGAACGCGGACGGCAAGGCTGATAATGCCCTCAACTCAGCTAATCAGGCTAACTCCAAAGCTAACAATGCCCTGAATACGGCTAATCAGGCTAACTCCAAGGCTAACAATGCCCTGAATACGGCTAATCAAGCTAACTCCAAAGCTGATAATGCACTGAATACGGCTAATCAAGCTAACTCCAAAGCTGATAATGCCATCAGTTCAGCTACTCAGGCTAACTCCAAAGCTGATAATGCCATCAGTTCAGCTACTCAGGCTATTTCTAAAGCTGATAACGCCCTTAGTTCAGCTACTCAGGCTAACTCCAAAGCTGATAATGCCCTCAGTTCAGCTACTCAGGCTAACTCCAAAGCTGATAATGCCCTCAGTTCAGCTAATCAGGCTATCTCTAAAGCTGATAATGCCCTCAGTTCAGCTACTCAGGCTAACTCCAAAGCTGACAATGCCCTCAGTTCAGCTACTCAGGCTAACTCCAAAGCTGACAATGCCCTCAGTTCAGCTAATCAGGCTAACTCCAAAGCTAACAATGCCCTCAGTTCAGCTAATCAGGCTAGCTCCAAAGCTGACAATGCCCTCAGTTCAGCTAACCAGGCTGGCTCCAAAGCTGATAATGCCCTGAATATAGCCGGCAGTGCTATTGGAATTGCACAAACTGTGGCGGGAGGGTTAAGCGCTCTGGGCCAGGAAGTGGGGACTGTAGAGGGTATCGCTTTAGAAGCATTAGCACTAGCCCAGCAAAAGCAGCCGATAACTAATATCAATCAGCAGTTCGAGCAATTCATACAACAGAATAACCAAAAACTGGGGATTCAAGACTTAAAAATCTCAGACCTGGGTCAACAATTTAATCAAAACTTTGAACAATTCAAGCAGCAAACTAATCTCAACAGTCAACAACAGTTTGACCAATTTGTACAACAAAATAATCAGAAACTGGGTATTCAGGACTTAAAAATCTCAGACCTGGGGCAACAATTTAATCAAAACTTTGAACAATTTAAACAGCAAGCTAGTCTCACCAGTCAACAACAGTTTGACCAATTTGTACAACAAAATAATCAGAAACTGGGTGTTCAGGAATTAAAAGTTTCAGAACTGGGACAACAATTTAATCAAAAACTTGACCAATTTAAACAGCAAGCTAATCTCACCAGTCAGCAGCAGTTTGACCAGGCTACTAATGCCTTGAATACTGCCACCCAAGCTAATAGTAAAGCTGAAGATGCTAGCAAGACTGCTAGCAAGGCTGCGGCTGATGCCTTTGCAGCTTCAGGTTTGGCTGCGGCTGCGATGAGCCTGGCGCAATCTCTAGCAGGTGCATTAGGTGGGGTGAATCAAAAATTAGGGGTACAGGAACAAGTGAATCAGCAATCCAACGCAAAGCTTGACCAATTAATAGGACTTGCCGGACTTATCCCCGCCAATGTAAATGCTTTAGTCGCACCAAAGTTGATTACCCCGGCTCAAGTACAATCAGCCGCAGGTACAGCAATTTGCAATAGTGTAAATGGCGGCTGTTTAGGCAGTGGATTAGATGGGCTTGGAAATAAAATCGGCAATGCTCTCGACAAAGCAAAGGAAAATATACTTGACAAGGTTAATGCTGCTGCAAATGCAGCACAATTGGCACTACTGCAAAAGATTGATTTGAAATTAGGCGCTCAAATTGCTGGGGGAATTTCAGGTAAGTTAGTCGATGGCTTCAAGTGGCTGCATCTGGATAGGGTGTTAAATGTCCTAACATTTGCGGCAACTGTACAAAACCATTTGATGTTGTCAAACGATATTGGGCAAACATTATTAGGGGCATTTAATAACGTAATTCAATTAATTGGAATCAAAGATGACAAAGGACAGCCGATTAATGTAGGTCAGATAATCGGGAATACATTTGAAACCATAGTAAAAGGAATTGTTGGCGCTGAAAATTATGCTGAATTATCAGCGGCTTGGGCTAAGGCTAACCGGGTGTACCAAGCCAGCACTAATGTTCTAAATAGTTTTCTAAATCTCTCACAAACAATCTTACAAGCATCCGAATTAATAGCGGCTTACACAGGAAGAATCGGAAACGCCTTGAAAAAAGGCGGTGTAATTTTAGAAAACGCCTATGGCTGGATGAATCCACAGCCAAAATTTAACCGCGTGACGCAAACTTTAGAGAGTTTGCAACAAGCCGGGTCAACCATCCAAATGGTGACTCAAGTCCCTCTGGATGTAATCAACGCCACGACCGAACTAACCACAGCTTCAACAGAATTTGTTAAGGCAGTTAAAGAAGACGATAAGCCAGAAAATAAAGCTGTAGCTCAACCAGAGCCAGACAAAGTAAAAGCTGATGAAACCGCTGCTAAAACTGCGTCTCAGCCCAATCCCTTTGACTTTTTAGACTTATTCGACGGGGAGGATTAG